Genomic window (Caldinitratiruptor microaerophilus):
CGACGCGCGCCTTGAACGTGCCGGTGTGGCGGAACCGCAGGTAGGGCTCGTCCAGCGGCTGGCCGTTGACGTACACGACGTCGCCCCGGGCCTCGATGCGGTCGCCGGCCACCGCGATCACGCGCTTGATGAAGTCACGCCGGCCGGGACCGTACGGATAGCGAAAGACGACGATGTCCCCGCGTTCGGGGGGGTGGAAGCGGTAGATGAACTTGTTCACCAGGAGGCGTTCGCCGTCGCGGAGGGTGGGCTCCATCGAGTGGCCGTCGACCACGAACACCTCCACCACGTAGTGCCGGATGGCCAGGGCGATGAGGAGGGCGATGACCACCGTCTCCACGACCTCGCGCAGGGCGCTCTTCCCCTTTGTCCCGCGCGGCGGGGAGCGGTGGGTCCCGGCGTCCACCGGTGCGCTCTCTTCCGTTACCGGGTATCCTTCCGGGGGCTGCGGCACGCGGCGATCCACTCCCTTCGCCGGTGCGGCGCCACCCCGGGGCACCGCCCGGCCGCAGAAGGGCGCCGGGCCATGTGCCCGGCGCCGTCACCGATCCCGCTTTTCCTTGATCCGGGCCGCCTTGCCGGTCAGCCGGCGCAGGTAGTACAGCTTGGCCCGGCGGACGTCACCCCGCCGCACGACCTCGATCTTCTCGATCTGCGGCGAGTGCACCGGGAACGTCCGCTCGACGCCCACGCCGTACGACACGCGCCGCACGGTGAACGTCTCGCGCACCCCGCCCCGCTGGCGCTTGATGCACACGCCCTCGAAAGCCTGGACGCGCTCCCGGTTGCCCTCCACCACCTTGACGTGCACCCGCAGGGTGTCGCCGGGGCGGAAGTCCGGGATGTCCTTGCGCATCTGCTCCTGCTCGAGCAGGTCGATCACGTTGGCCACTTCGATCCCCCTTTCGCCACGGCGTTCACACCCGGCACCGGGCCGGGTGGTGGATCGCCCCCAGGATCAACGAGACGATTATAGCAGACTCGACCGCGGACCTGCCAGGCCCAGCTCGCGGCGCAGCTCTGCCAGCATGCGGCGGTCGTCGTCGTCCAGCCGCGCCCGCTCCAGGAGGTCGGGCCGCTGCAGGAGGGTGCGGCGGAGCGCCTCCCGGCGCCGCCACCGCGCCACGGCGGCATGGTCCCCGCTCCGAAGCACCGCCGGGACCTCCATCCCCCGGAAGGAGGCGGGCCGCGTGTACTGGGGCCCCTCGAGGAGGCCGGTCGCGTACGAGTCGTCGGCGGCGGAGCGCTCATCCCCCAGGACGCCGGGAACCAGGCGGCACACGGCGTCGATCATCACCAGGGCCGGCAGCTCGCCACCGGTCAGGACGAAGTCGCCCAGGGAGACCTCGTCGGTGACGATCCGCCGCACCCGTTCGTCGAAGCCCTCGTACCGGCCGGCAACGAAGATCAGGTGCGGCTCGCCGGCGAGCTCCCGGGCCATCTCCTGGGAGAACCGGCGCCCCCCCGGGTCCATGAGCAGGATCCGGGGCCGGCGCCCCGCCGGCGGGGCCGTGAGGCCGCCGGCCGGCACCGCCTCGGGAAAGGGGCCCTGACGGATCGCGTGCTCGACCGCCGCGTAGACCGGCCCGGGCTTCAGCACCAGACCCTGGCCGCCCCCGTAGGGGTAGTCGTCCGTGACCTGGTGGGGCCCCTCGCCGAACGCGCGCAGGTTCACCACGCGCACGTCGATCAGGCCCTTCTCCCGTGCCCGGCCGAGGATGGATTCCTCCAGCGGCCCGTAGCACAGGTCGGGGTGCAGGGTGACGAGGTGAATGAGCATCGGCGTCACGGCTCCAGGAGGCCCGGGATCGGCCGGATGACGACCCGCCCGGCGGCCGGATCCACCCGCTCGACGAACTGGCGCACGAACGGCACCCGGGCCCGGTGTCCGGCCTCGAGCCGGATCACCAGCACGTCGGCGGCCGGGGCGGGTTCGACCGCCTCCACCCGGCCCAGGCGTGTCCCCTCCGGGTCCTCGGCGACCATCCCCACCAGCTGGAACACGTAGAACGTGTCCTCCGGCAGGGGGTGAAGCGCGGCGGCGTCCACTCGCAGCTCTCGCCCCCGGAGGGTCTCCGCCGCCGAGCGGTCGTGCACGCCCTCCAGCTCGAGGACCGGCATCCCGGCCCGGACGAAGCCCACGAAGCGGCAGCGTCGCGGCCGGGGCTCGTCCCCCACGTAGACTTCCCGGAGCGCGGGCCAGCGCTCGGGGAAATCTGTCAGGGGATACACCCGGACCGCCCCGCGCAGGCCCTGCGGGGCCACGATCTGCCCGATGGTCACCCGGGACCCGGTCATGTGCGGCGGATCGCGACCACGCGGCCGTCCTCCACCAACACCTCCGTGGCGAAGAGGCCGTCCCAGTCGTCCCCGACCCCGACCTCCGCCACCGCCTGCACGGTGCCGGTGACCACCTCGCTCCCCAGGGGCAGGCCGGCCACCTCCGTCACCCGCCGCATCAGCTCCTGCTTCTCGGCCTGGCGCTTCTCCTTCTCGAGCTCGACCGCCTGCCGGAGCGCGAGCTGCTGCTGGGCGGTGAGGGTCGGGCTCAGGGCGGCGCGCTTGACCTGGCTGTCCAGCTCGTCGATCTCGGCCTCCACCTGGCGGATGGCCGCCTGCAGCTCCGCCACGAGCCGGCTCTTGAGCTTCTCCGTGACCCGGGCCTTCACCGTCAGCGGACGCACGATCTGGATCTTGTTCACTGCGCGAACTCCACGTGAACCCGCCGGCCATCCCGGACGGCTGCCGACTTCACCACGGTGCGGATCGCCCGGGCCACCCGGCCCTGCCGGCCTATGACCTTGCCCAGGTCGTCCGGGGCGACGTGCACCGTCAGGGTGACGCTGCGGGCCGTCTCCTCCTGCTCGACCACCACCTGGTCGGGGTGATCCACCAGTGATCTTACGAGAATCTCCACCAGTTGTTTCACCGCAGAGTACCCCCGTCACGCCGCCCCGGCAGCGGGGCCCGGGCCGGCCCGGGCCGCCCCGCTACCCGTTCGCCGGCTGCGCGGTGCCCCCGCGCAGGGCCTGGAAGACGCCGGCCCGCTTCAGCAGGGCCCGGGCGGTGTCCGTCGGCTGCGCTCCCCGGCGGAGCCAGAGGACGGCCTTTTCCTGATCGATCTGGACCACCGGCGGCTGGCGGGTCGGATTGTAGTAGCCGATCTCCTCGACGAAGCGCCCGTCGCGCGGGGAGCTCTCCTCCGCGACCACCAGGCGGTAGAACGGCTGCTTCTTCGCACCCATGCGGCGCAGGCGGATCTTCAGCGCCACCCGATGTCACCCCCTTTCGTGGCCGGCGCGGCCGCCGCCTTCCGGCTAGCGGCGCCCCGGCGGAAAGCCCGGGGGGAGCCCGGGCCCAAGGCCCGGCAGGCGCGGCCCCTTGCCGCCACGCCGTGCCAGGGTCCTTTCCATGCTGCTCATCTGCTTCATGAGGCGCCGGGTATCCTCGAACTGGCGCAGGAGCCGGTTGACGTCGGCCACCCGGGTACCCGACCCGGCGGCGATGCGCCGGCGCCGGCTGCCGTCGATGATCTCCGGGTGGCGCCGCTCCTGCACGGTCATCGAGTTGATGATGGCCTCCACCCGGGCCAGCTCCTTCTCGTCGACCTTCAGGTCCTGGAGCTCGCGCAGCCGGCCCAGACCCGGGATCATCGACAGGATCTGCTCCAGCGGGCCCAGCCGCCGCATCTGCCGGAGCTGGTCCCGGAAGTCCTCCAGGGTGTACTGGTCCTTCGCCAGCTTCTTCGCCAGGGCCATGGCCTTCTCGGCGTCCACCGCCTCCTGGGCCTTCTCGATGAGGGTGAGGACATCCCCCATGCCCAGGATGCGGGAGGCCATGCGCTCCGGGTGGAAGGGCTCCAGGGCGTCCAGCTTCTCCCCCGTGCCGGCGAACTTGATGGGCCGGCCGGTCACGGCCCGGACGCTGAGCGCCGCCCCGCCCCGCTGGTCGCCGTCGAGCTTGGTGAGGATGATCCCGTCGATGCCCAGCCGGCGGTGGAACTCCTCCGCCACGTTGACGGCGTCCTGGCCGGCCATCGCGTCGACCACCAGGAGGACCTCGTGCGGGGAGACGGCGGCCTTGATGCGCTCGAGTTCGCCCATGAGCTCGTCGTCGACGTGCAGCCGCCCGGCGGTGTCCACGATCACCGTGTCGAGGCCGGTGCTGCGGGCGTGCTCCACCCCGGCCCGGGCGATGGCCACGGGGTCCTGCTGCCCCATCTGGAAGACCGGTACGCCGGCCTTCTCCCCCAGCACCTGCAGCTGGCGGACGGCGGCGGGCCGGTACACGTCGGCCGCCACCAGGAGCGGCCTGCGGCCCTGCTTCCTGAGGTGGACGGCGAGCTTTCCGGCGTGGGTGGTCTTGCCCGACCCCTGAAGCCCCACCAGGAGGATCACGGTGGGCGGCTTCGGGGCCACCGACAGCTTGGCGTGCTCGCCGCCCATGAGGGCGGTGAGCTCCTCGTAGACGATCTTGATGACCTGCTGCGCGGGCGTGAGGCTCTCGAGCACCTCGGCGCCGACCGCCCGCTCCCGGACCCGGGCGATGAAGTCCTTCACCACCCGGAAGTTCACGTCGGCAGCCAGGAGGGCAGTCCGGACCTCCCGGAGGGCGTCGTTCACGTCGGCCTCCGTCAGCTTGCCCTTGCCCCTCAGCCGGCGGAAGACCTCCTGCAGCCGGCCGGACAGGCTCTCGAAGACCGCCACGGTCATCCCCCCTCGGCCCGGTCGGCCCGCATCAGCTCCTGCAGGCTTCGCCACGCCCCCTCCACGGAGGCGGCGGCCGGGTCCTCCGGCGCCACCTGCCTGCGGAGCCGGGACAGGTGCCCCGCCAGCGCCTCCAGGGCGGCCTGACGGCGAAGGAACTCCGCCACGAGGCCGAGGCGCTCCTCGTAGCGCTCCAGCGCCTCCAGCGCGCGGCGCAGCTGCTCGTGGACGGCCTGCCTGGAGACACGCTGCGTGCCGGCGATCTCCCCCAGGCTGAGGTCCTCCAGGTAGTACGCCCGGACGAGCTCCTGCTGGCGGTCCGTGAGGAGCGGGCCGTAGAAGTCGTACAGGAGAGCGGCCCGCTCGCGGGCCTGTACCAGCGACTCCCCGTGGGAGTCCGCGGGGTGGCCTCCCGATTCTACCCCGCCGGGGGACGGGGTGTCAACCCGATGTTCTTGACGCGTCTCGGCCGGCGCCCAACGTGCGGCGTCGCGGGCCTCGTACTTGGCCAGGACGCCCCGGAAGGCGTCCTCCAGCGAAATCCCGAGCTGGTTGGCCAGGGCGCCGACCACGAACAGGATGTCGCCCAGCTCCTCAGCCACGTCCCCGGGGGGCTCGCTCGCCTTCTTCGCCTTGGGCCCGAAGCGGTCGCCCAGCTCCCGGGCCAGCTCGCCGACCTCCTCGGTGAGCCGCGCCAGGTTGGCGAGGGGCGGCCAGTACCCGTCCCGGAACCGGCTGATCCAGGCGTGGATGGCGTCCTGGACCTCGTCGAGCCTCATGGTGCCGTCTCCCGGGTCTCGAAGAGGGCGTCCACGAAGGCATCCGGGTCGAAGGGCTGGAGGTCCTCCATCCCCTCTCCCACCCCGACCCACTTCACCGGCAGGCCCACCTCCCGGCGGATGGCCACCACGACCCCGCCCCGGGCGGTGCCGTCGAGCTTGGTCAGCGCCACGCCGGTGACGCCCGCCACCTCCGTGAAGAGGCGCGCCTGCTGCAGCGCGTTCTGCCCGGTCGTGGCGTCCAGCACCAGGAGCACCTCGTGCGGGGCGCCCGGCAACTGCTGGCCGACCACCCGGCGGATCTTGCGCAGCTCCTCCATGAGGTTCGCCTTGTTCTGCAGGCGGCCCGCGGTGTCGATGAGGACCACGTCCGCCTGCCGGCTCTTCGCCGCCTGCACGGTGTCGTAGGCAACCGCGGCCGGGTCAGAGCCCTCCGACTGGCGGATCACGTCGGCCCCGGCCCGCTGCCCCCAGACCACCAGCTGGTCGATGGCCGCGGCCCGGAAGGTGTCGGCCGCCCCCAGGAGGACCTTCTTGCCCTGCCGCCGGTAGTACCCGGCGAGCTTGCCGATCGTGGTGGTCTTCCCCGCGCCGTTCACCCCGACGACCAGGATGACGGTGGGTCCGTCCGGGTTCTCCGCCATGGGCACCGGCTCGCCGAGGAGCTCCCGCACCCGCTCCTTGAGCGCGCCGATGAGGCGCGACGGGTCCTCCAGCCGGCGCTCGCGCGCCACCCGCCTGAGGTGCTCGATCAGGGCCTCGGTGGTCTCCACCCCCACGTCGGCCTGGAGCAGCACCGCCTCCAGTTCCTCGAAGAGCGTCTCGTCGATGCGGCGAAGCCGTGCGGTGACCGCCTGGAGCCGCTCCACCAGGGCTCCGCGGGTCTTCGCCAGGCCCGCCCGCAGGCGGTCGATGAAGCCCACGATCCGTTCCCTCCTAGCCCGCCAGCCGGCGGTCGGCGTCCTGCAGGCGCACCGAGACGACCCGCGAGACGCCGTTTCCCTCCATGGTGACCCCGTAGAGGGCGTCCGCTACGGCCATGGTGCCCCGCTGGTGGGTGATGCAGATCACCTGGGTGGTCTTGCTCAGCTCGGACAGGTAGCGGCCGAACCGGGCCACGTTGGCCTCGTCGAGGGCCGCGTCCACCTCGTCGAGCACGACGAACGGGCTCGGCCGTACCCGCAGGAGCGCGAAGAGGAGCGCCGCGGCCGTGAGGGCTCGCTCGCCACCCGACAGCGCCGCCAGGGGAGTCTCCTTCTTGCCGGGCGGCTGGACGACGATCTCCACCCCGGTCTCCAGCAGGTTCGACTCGTCCAGCAGCACCAGGTCGGCCTGCCCGCCCTCGAACAGGCCCCGGTACACGTCCCGGAACTCCCGCCGGATGCGCTCGAAGGCGGACCGGAACTGGGACTCGATCCGCCGGTCCAGCTCGTCGATGGCCCGGTACAGGGACTCCCGGGCCTCCTCCAGGTCGCGCGCCTGCGCGGTCAGGAACGCGTGCCGCTCCGTGGCCTGGCGGTGTTCCTCCACCGCGGCGAGGTTCACGGGTCCCAGGGCGAGGATCGCCTCCCGCAGTTCGGCGAGGCGCTGCCGGGCCTCCTGCGCCTCCTCGGGGGCCAGCGCCTCCGCCGTCAGGCGGGCCGGGTCCGCGCCGAACTGCTCGCGGGCCCGGGCCCGGAGCCCCTCGAGCTCGCCCTCCAGCCGCGCCGCCTCCGCCCGGGCCCCGGCCACCAGCGACTGCAGCTCCTGCGTCGTGCGACGCAGCTGGCGGGCCTGACGCTCCAGCCCCGCGATCTGCCCCTGCACCTCCAGGAGCCGCCGGTCCAGCGCCGCCTTCCGCCCGGCGGCCTCCTCCCGTTCGGCCGCCCGCGCCTGCTCCTCCTCCCGCGCGATGGCCAGATCCGCCCGTGCCTGCTCTTCCCGCCGGCGGGCGGCGGCCAGCCGCTCTTGCCGGTCCTCGAGCTCCTGCCGGAGGCGGCCGCGCTCGCGGGCCACCCGGTCCTCCTGCGCCGCCAGGGCCCGCTCCTCCTGCGCCAGCTCCGCCAGGCGCACCCGGAGCGCGGTCACGTCCCGACCGGCTGCCTCCGCCTCCCGGCCCAGGGCCTCGGCCCGGGCGAGGGCCGCCTCGAGCGCGGCCGCCGCGGCGGCCTGCTCGGCCTCCAGGGCCTCTGCCTCCCGCAGGAGCCGCTCACGGACCTCCTCCCCGCCCGACCGCTCGGCCTGCAGGGCGGCGGCCTCCCGCGCGAGCGCGTCCCGCTCGCGCCCGAGGCGATCGGCCTCGGCGGCCCAGCGCGCCGCCTCCGCCTGCAGGGCGGCAGCCTCCACTTCGACCCGGCGCAGCGCCTCTCCGGCCTCGGCCCCCTCGCGCGCCGCCTCCCCGGCCCTGCGCCGGGCCTCCTCCAGGGCGGCGCTCGCCTGCCGGATCGCCTGCTCGAGCGCCTGCCGCTCGGCCGCCAGCTCCGCTCGCTCGCGCTCCCGGGCGAGCAGCCCGCCGCCGCGGCCCGTCTCCGCGCCGCCCGTGATGGCGCCGCCGGGGCTCACGAGCTCGCCGTCCAGAGTCACGATCCGCAGCCGGAGGTCCGTCCGCCGGCCCATGGCGATGGCGGCCTCCAGGTCCCGGGCCACCGCCACGCGCCCCAGCAGGTGGCGGATCGCCGGCGCCACCCGCTCGTCGAAGCGGCACAGGTCAGCGGCCACCCCGACGAAGCCGGGTACGGCCGCCAGCTGCGCCCGCTCGGCGGCGGACAGCCCGGACGGCCGCACGAGGTCGAGGGGCAGGAAGGTCGCCCGCCCGCCGCCGCTGCGCTTCAGCTCCTCGATGCAGGCCCGGGCGACCCGCTCGCTCTCCACCACGACGTCGTTCACCGCTCCGCCCAGGGCCACCTCGAGGGCCCGCTCGTAGGCGGCGTCGGCGCGCACCAGCTCGGCCACGGCCCCGACCACGCCCCGCGCCCACGGCTTTCCCTCCTCCCGGCCGCGCAGCACGGTCCGGGTGCCGCGGCCGAAGCCCTCGAACCCGGCGCGCAGCTCCTCGAGGAGGGCCAGGCGAGACGCCACCGCTCCCTGGCGGGCACGCAGGCGCTCCAGTTTCGCGGCGTGCGCCTTCGCCTCGGCCTCGGCCTGCCGGGACGCCGCCCCGGCGGCCTCCAGGCAGCGCGACAGCTCCGCCCGCCGTCCGGCCAGGTGCTCGAGACGGGCGGCGACCTCCCGTGTGCGCTCCCGGGCAGCGCGCTCCTCCTTTTCGAGCGCGCGCTGCCGCTCCCCGAGCTGCGCCAGGCGCCGGTCCGCCTCGGCGCCCGCCCGCTCCTCGGCCTGCGCCCGGTTCCGCCGCTCGGCCGCCGCCTCCGCGGCGGCGAAGGCCCGCGCCCGCTCGGACTCCGCCTGGTCCCGGGCTTCCTCCTGGGCCTGGCGGAGGTCGCCCAGGCGCGCCTCGGCGCCGGCGAGCCGGGCCTCGGCCTCCGCCCGCTCGGCGGCGACCTGGGCCGCCCGGGCCGCCGTGGCCCCCGCCTCCTCCTCGACCTCGCGCAGGCGGGTAGCCGATGTGGCGATCTCCGACTCGAGGCGGACAGCCTCCTCCGCGGCCCGGCGCGCCTCCTGCTCCGCAAGCCGGGCCCGCCCGCGGGCCTGCTCGAGCCGCGCGGCCAGGTCGGCGAGAGTGGCCTGGAGCGCCGCCCCCTCCTCCTGCAGGGCCGCCGCCAGCGCCCGGGCCGTGCCCAGCGCGGCTTCCGCCTTCTCCAGCTCGCGCTCCGCTTCGCCCATGCGGCCGGCCGCCGACGCCTCACGGGCACGCTGCCCTTCCAGGGCGCGCTCGGTCCGGACCAGCGCGAGGGCCAGGAGCCCTCGCTCGAGGCGGTCGACCTCGGCGGTCAGCCCCTGGTGGCGGCGCGCGGTCTCCGCCTGGACCGCGAGGTCGGCCAGGCGGGCCGAGACCTCCTGGATCAGGTCACCGAGCCGCAGCAGGTTCTGCTCGGTCTCGGCCAGCCGGCGGGCCGCCTCCCGGCGGCGCACCCGGTAGCGGGCGATCCCTGCGGCTTCCTCGAAGACCCCCCGGCGGTCCTCCGGGCGCGCGGAGAGGACCTGGTCGATCCGCCCCTGCCCGATGACCGAATAGCTGTCCCGCCCGAGCCCGGTGTCCAGGAACAGGTCATGTACGTCCTTCAAGCGGCAGGGCGACCCGTTGAGGAGGTACTCGACCTCTCCGCCCCGATCGACGCGCCGGGTGACCACCACCTCCGTGAACGCCACCGGCAGGCCGCCGTCGGAGTTGTCCAGGGTGAGGCTCACCTCGGCAAAGCCGAGGGGCCGCCTCTTCTCGGCCCCTGCGAAGATGACGTCTTCCACCCGGGACCCCCGCAGCTCCCGGATGCTGGGCTCGCCGAGCACCCAGCGCAGCGCGTCGGCGATGTTCGACTTGCCGCTGCCGTTGGGCCCCACCACCGCCGTGATTCCGGGCCCGAACTCGAGGACGGTCTTCTCCGCGAAGCTCTTGAAGCCGATGAGTTCCAGCCGTTTCAGGTACATGGGTACGCTTTTCGGCGACCGGCCGCCCCGCACCTTCCCGCCGGGGAGCCCGCCAGCAAACAAGAAACCAGCCGGGGTGTCCGGCTGGCGGAGATCCGGCATCCGGTCAGCGGGGTTCGACGATGAACCGGATGGCCGTGCGTTCCTCCCCCTCGATGTCGATCTCGGCGAACGCCGGGACCGCCACCAGGTCCATGCCGTTCGGCGCAACGTACCCGCGAGCGATGGCAATCGCCTTGACAGCCTGGTTCACCGCGCCGGCGCCGACCGCCTGCACCTCGGCGCTGCCGCGCTCCCGGAGGACGGCGGCGAGGGCTCCGGCAACCGACTTGGGCTTCGACTGAGCGGAAACTTTTAGTACCTCCACTTCCTCGATCCTCCCCGTCCGTATCTTCGATGCACCCCGCTGATCTTGCCCCTTCGATTTGACAAAAGCTCTCTTGCAACTTGGGGGCATTTTCTTTTCTATTCCTCATCGGCCCCGGAACTCCTCTTGCACCATTCATCGTTTCATAAGTTCTCATCGGAACGCGGCTCCGCCCCGTCCGACCGGCCCCGCAACCGGAGCAGCGCCTCGCGGGCGGCCTCCTGTTCGGCCGCCCGCTTCGAGCTCCCCTCGCCCTCCCCCGCCGCCTGTCCGCCCACGAACACGCGCACCCGGAACCGCCGCGCGTGGGTGGGGCCTTCCTCCGCCACCACCTGGTAGTGCGGCGGGCGCCCCGTGCGGCGCTGCGCCCACTCCAGCAGCTGCGCCTTGTGGTTGGGGTGCAGGCGCCCGGTGCGGGCCGCCTCCACCTGCGGTGCGAGTTGCGCCACGACGAGATCGGCGGCCGCCTGCAGGCCGCCGTCCACGTACACGGCCGCCACCAGGGCCTCGAGGGCATCCGCCAGGTTCGACTCGCGGTCGCGGCCCCCCATCCGCTCCTCGCCCTTGCCCAGCTGCAGCACTTGCCCGACCCCCAGGGCGCGCGCGGACGCCGCCAGGGTGGGCGCCGACACGAGGGCCGCCCGCACCCGGCTCAGCGTCCCCTCCGGCCAGTCGGGGTACCGCTCGTAGAGGTAGCGGCTGATGACCAGGGAGAGCACCGCGTCTCCCAGGAACTCGAGCCGCTGGTTCGAGGGGCCCCCCACCTCGTACGCGTAGGTGGGGTGGGTGAGCGCCTCGACCAGCAGTTCCGGCTGCCGGAACCGGTGGCCCAGCACCCGCTCCGCCCACTCGACGAGCTCCGCTTCGTCCGCCATGGACGTCACCTCGGCGGGTCCGCCGCACCCTCCCGGAAACGGCCCACGATCACGGTCGCGTTCTGGCCGCCGAAGCCGAAGGAGTTCGAGAGCGCCACGTCCACCCTGCCCGGGCGGGCCCGGTTGGGCACGTAGTCCAGGTCGCACTCGGGATCCGGCTCCTCCTGGTTGATGGTCGGAGGAAGGACCTGATCCCGGATGGCCAGGACGCAGGCGATGAGTTCGACCGCGCCGGCCGCTCCCAGGAGGTGGCCGTGCATCGACTTCGTGGACGAGACCGCCAGCCGCCGGGCGTGCTCGCCGAACACGGACTTGATCGCCCGGGTCTCCGCGACGTCGCCCTGGGGCGTGGAGGTGCCGTGCGCGTTGATGTAGTCGACCTGCTCCGGCACAAGCCCCGCGTCCTCCAGGGCCAGGCGCATGGACCGGGCGCCGCCCTCGCCGCTGTCCGGCGGCTGGACGATGTGATGGGCGTCCGCCGAGGTCCCGTACCCCAGCACCTCGGCCAGGATGCGGGCCCCCCGGCGCTGGGCGTGGTCGAGGGTCTCGAGGACCAGGATCCCCGCACCCTCACCCATCACGAAGCCGTCCCGGAGG
Coding sequences:
- the rnc gene encoding ribonuclease III; this translates as MADEAELVEWAERVLGHRFRQPELLVEALTHPTYAYEVGGPSNQRLEFLGDAVLSLVISRYLYERYPDWPEGTLSRVRAALVSAPTLAASARALGVGQVLQLGKGEERMGGRDRESNLADALEALVAAVYVDGGLQAAADLVVAQLAPQVEAARTGRLHPNHKAQLLEWAQRRTGRPPHYQVVAEEGPTHARRFRVRVFVGGQAAGEGEGSSKRAAEQEAAREALLRLRGRSDGAEPRSDENL